The following are encoded together in the Dickeya lacustris genome:
- the cyaB gene encoding class IV adenylate cyclase encodes MHQNFRGKYEVELKFRIQDIVSFRESLFSHHPESFVFENKEHDIYYDAADKSLARKNISMFLRRMAPSGINLWIVKGPSMRRRETVNVESFDMTDSMLRTLGFQPIFEVNKTRSIYFLERFHITLDYIASLGHFVEISCMTEDEAELDILGERCTDCGLRLGLNMDNIETRSYRQMLGY; translated from the coding sequence GTGCATCAGAATTTCAGAGGAAAATATGAAGTTGAATTAAAATTTCGTATTCAGGATATTGTTTCCTTCCGTGAAAGTTTATTTAGTCACCATCCTGAGTCTTTTGTATTTGAAAATAAGGAACATGATATTTATTACGATGCGGCGGATAAATCGCTGGCCCGAAAAAATATCAGTATGTTTTTACGCCGAATGGCGCCCTCGGGTATCAATCTCTGGATAGTTAAAGGCCCCAGTATGCGACGTCGGGAGACGGTAAATGTCGAGTCGTTTGATATGACCGATAGTATGCTGCGGACATTAGGTTTCCAGCCAATATTTGAAGTGAATAAGACTCGCAGTATCTATTTTCTTGAGCGCTTTCACATTACGCTCGACTATATTGCGTCGCTGGGTCATTTCGTGGAAATTTCCTGCATGACGGAAGATGAGGCAGAGCTGGATATACTGGGCGAGCGTTGTACCGACTGCGGGTTACGGTTGGGGCTGAATATGGACAATATTGAAACCCGTTCTTACCGGCAAATGCTTGGCTACTGA
- the pbpG gene encoding D-alanyl-D-alanine endopeptidase, producing the protein MNKKIRFSLAGLMLLSSPFSLLPPAFAKTPLTQQAPARQEIASGSAMVVDLGNGEVLYSTNPDVVVPIASVTKLMTAMVVLDANQPLDERISVDISQTKEMKGIYSRVRLGSEISRHDMLLLALMSSENRAAASLAHHYRGGYAAFIAAMNAKAKALGMAHTRYVEPTGLSTSNVSTARDLTKLLIASRQYPLLSQLSTTQEKTATFTHPVYSEPFRNTNHLIYRSNWNIQLTKTGFTNQAGHCLVMRTVIKGRPVALVVLDAFGKFTHFADANRLRNWLETGKISPVPEAALSYKREKALSSRQS; encoded by the coding sequence ATGAATAAAAAAATTCGATTTTCCCTGGCTGGACTGATGTTGCTTTCTTCGCCATTCAGCCTTCTGCCCCCGGCATTCGCCAAAACGCCCCTCACACAGCAGGCGCCTGCTCGTCAGGAAATTGCTTCCGGCAGTGCCATGGTGGTCGATTTGGGCAATGGTGAGGTGCTCTATTCCACGAATCCTGATGTGGTCGTGCCGATTGCGTCGGTGACGAAACTGATGACCGCGATGGTCGTGTTGGATGCCAATCAGCCGCTGGATGAGCGGATCTCGGTCGATATCAGCCAGACCAAAGAGATGAAAGGGATATATTCACGCGTGCGTTTGGGCAGTGAGATCAGCCGTCATGACATGCTGCTGCTCGCCTTGATGTCATCGGAAAACCGTGCGGCCGCCAGTCTGGCCCATCACTATCGCGGCGGCTATGCGGCGTTTATTGCGGCGATGAATGCCAAGGCGAAGGCGCTGGGGATGGCTCACACCCGTTATGTGGAACCGACCGGCTTATCGACCAGTAATGTCTCCACCGCGCGGGATTTAACCAAATTGCTGATAGCCTCGCGCCAGTACCCGCTGTTGAGCCAACTGAGTACCACGCAGGAGAAAACGGCGACCTTCACCCATCCGGTTTACAGTGAGCCGTTTCGCAATACCAACCACTTAATCTATCGCTCGAACTGGAACATTCAGCTGACCAAAACCGGCTTTACCAATCAGGCCGGGCACTGTCTGGTGATGCGCACGGTGATTAAGGGCAGGCCGGTGGCGCTGGTGGTGCTGGATGCCTTTGGCAAGTTCACCCATTTTGCTGACGCCAACCGGCTGCGCAACTGGCTGGAAACCGGCAAAATCAGCCCGGTGCCTGAAGCCGCGCTCAGTTATAAACGCGAAAAAGCGTTGTCGTCGCGCCAGTCCTGA
- a CDS encoding glutathione S-transferase family protein, with protein sequence MYQLYIANKNYSSWSLRPWLLLHALDIPFAEVLTPFAAGVEQTAFKAFSPTAKVPCLVDGTIRVWDSLAITEYLAETYPAVWPQDKTARAWARSATAEMHSGFHALRNQCGMSCGVRVQLHSVSPALAHDIERINQLWQEGLTRFGGPFLAGASFSAVDAFFAPVVFRAQTYGLPLTEPAAAYARHLLAMPAMQNWYQAALAETWREAAHEEDVSTSGVITADLRAVS encoded by the coding sequence ATGTATCAGCTTTATATCGCCAACAAAAACTACTCATCCTGGTCGCTGCGCCCGTGGCTGCTCCTGCACGCGCTGGATATTCCCTTTGCAGAGGTGCTGACGCCGTTTGCAGCGGGCGTCGAGCAAACGGCGTTTAAGGCGTTCTCGCCTACGGCGAAAGTGCCCTGCCTGGTCGATGGCACGATACGAGTCTGGGACTCGCTGGCGATTACCGAGTACCTCGCTGAAACCTATCCCGCCGTCTGGCCGCAAGACAAAACGGCCCGAGCCTGGGCACGCAGCGCGACTGCGGAAATGCACTCCGGTTTCCATGCGTTGCGTAACCAGTGCGGCATGAGCTGCGGCGTGCGCGTACAACTGCATAGCGTGAGCCCGGCGCTGGCGCATGATATTGAACGCATCAATCAACTGTGGCAGGAAGGGTTAACGCGGTTTGGCGGGCCGTTTCTGGCGGGTGCATCCTTCAGCGCGGTTGATGCGTTCTTCGCACCGGTGGTGTTCCGCGCACAAACTTATGGCTTACCGCTGACGGAACCCGCTGCGGCTTATGCGCGCCATCTGCTGGCGATGCCTGCAATGCAAAACTGGTATCAGGCCGCGCTGGCAGAAACCTGGCGCGAAGCGGCCCACGAGGAAGACGTATCCACATCTGGCGTGATCACCGCCGATTTACGCGCGGTATCCTAA
- a CDS encoding DeoR/GlpR family DNA-binding transcription regulator — protein sequence MLEETRLHRIRQLLSTLNRVSTEQIIQHLNVSRETVRRDILKLEAQGALRRVHGGIVATAPQPEPPLAVRHAVRETEKRAIARCATQQLRAGQTLFIDAGSTTTLLAEALLPLTGLTIITNSLHVALTLTPPESDVFPAHDVILLGGQMGPALQATCGALTVADIQRYRADVALLSPVGIASQSGASSFSHHEAAIAGAMARAARQRIVLADNSKIGITSRVIYAAPGDIDLLITDAQSADNADFPALQAICGQVLLA from the coding sequence ATGCTTGAAGAAACTCGCCTGCACCGTATTCGCCAACTGCTTTCTACCCTGAACCGGGTCAGTACCGAGCAGATCATTCAACATCTGAACGTGTCTCGGGAAACGGTGCGGCGCGATATCCTGAAACTGGAAGCGCAGGGGGCGCTACGGCGGGTACACGGCGGTATCGTGGCGACAGCCCCGCAGCCGGAGCCGCCGCTGGCCGTGCGCCATGCCGTCAGGGAAACGGAGAAACGCGCCATCGCGCGGTGCGCCACCCAGCAATTGCGCGCAGGCCAGACGCTGTTCATTGATGCGGGCAGCACCACCACATTATTGGCTGAGGCGCTGCTGCCCCTGACGGGATTGACCATCATTACCAACAGCCTGCACGTGGCGTTAACCCTCACCCCGCCCGAAAGCGATGTTTTCCCCGCCCACGACGTTATCCTGCTGGGCGGCCAGATGGGGCCTGCGTTACAAGCCACCTGTGGCGCACTGACCGTCGCGGACATTCAGCGCTATCGCGCCGATGTCGCGCTGCTCTCCCCTGTGGGTATCGCCAGCCAGTCGGGTGCCAGCAGTTTTTCACACCATGAGGCGGCGATTGCCGGGGCGATGGCGCGCGCAGCCAGACAGCGCATTGTGCTGGCGGACAACAGCAAAATCGGTATCACCAGCCGGGTGATTTATGCCGCGCCCGGCGATATCGACCTGCTGATAACCGATGCGCAGAGCGCCGATAATGCCGATTTTCCGGCGCTACAGGCTATCTGCGGGCAGGTTTTATTGGCATAA
- a CDS encoding aspartate aminotransferase family protein produces the protein MATRSTIMDTNSFRAEHAAALTQEIRTLTDKRSKVLGDSYRLFYRNPVHLVRGERQYLWDAAGNQYLDVYNNVASIGHCHPAVIAAVHEQMGQLNTHTRYLHEHILNYTEDLLTTVPSQITKAMYMCTGSEANDLAIRVARAYSGGTGIIVTREAYHGTSELTSGASPALGSGQPIAATTRLVPAPDRYRVDAPDLGAWFAAEIQKQIDDMAAQGIKFAGFLADSIFSSDGVLPGPAGYLQAAIDVVHANGGIFIADEVQPGFGRTGEAFWGFARHGIVPDVITMGKPMGNGIPVSALLARPEVLAAFSDEIPYFNTFGGNPVAMAAAQAVLNVIREEQLQAHSQVVGAQLLNELSGLKARHASVGDVRGAGLFIGFELVSDRDSKTPDKTLALNVIEHLREQRVLTSVAGPHGNVLKLRPTLAFQAHDIDWLVGALDKALTALA, from the coding sequence ATGGCGACACGCTCAACCATTATGGATACCAACAGTTTTCGCGCTGAACACGCCGCCGCGCTCACGCAAGAGATCCGCACACTCACGGATAAACGCAGCAAAGTGCTGGGGGATTCTTATCGGCTGTTTTACCGCAACCCGGTGCATCTGGTGCGCGGCGAGCGCCAGTATTTGTGGGATGCGGCGGGAAACCAGTATCTGGATGTGTACAACAATGTCGCCAGCATTGGCCACTGCCATCCGGCGGTGATAGCCGCCGTGCATGAGCAGATGGGGCAGCTCAACACCCACACCCGCTACCTGCATGAGCACATTCTCAATTACACCGAAGATTTGCTCACGACGGTGCCGTCACAAATCACCAAAGCGATGTACATGTGTACCGGCTCGGAGGCTAACGATCTGGCGATTCGTGTGGCGCGGGCGTACAGCGGCGGCACCGGCATCATCGTCACCCGCGAGGCCTATCACGGCACCAGCGAGCTGACCTCTGGCGCGTCACCGGCACTGGGCAGCGGCCAGCCAATCGCCGCCACCACCCGTCTGGTGCCTGCGCCTGACCGCTATCGCGTCGATGCGCCGGATTTGGGGGCCTGGTTTGCCGCCGAGATTCAAAAACAGATTGATGACATGGCGGCGCAGGGCATTAAGTTTGCCGGTTTTCTGGCCGACTCGATTTTCTCTTCTGATGGTGTGCTGCCAGGCCCGGCCGGTTATCTGCAAGCGGCGATAGACGTGGTTCACGCCAACGGCGGAATTTTTATCGCCGATGAAGTCCAGCCGGGCTTTGGCCGCACCGGTGAGGCATTCTGGGGCTTTGCCCGTCACGGTATCGTGCCGGACGTCATCACGATGGGCAAACCGATGGGCAACGGCATCCCGGTGTCGGCGCTGCTGGCGCGCCCGGAAGTGCTGGCGGCCTTCAGTGATGAAATTCCCTATTTCAATACTTTTGGCGGCAACCCGGTTGCGATGGCGGCGGCACAGGCGGTGCTTAATGTCATCCGCGAGGAGCAATTACAGGCGCATAGCCAGGTCGTCGGGGCGCAGTTGCTCAATGAGCTGTCAGGCTTAAAAGCGCGCCATGCCAGTGTTGGCGATGTGCGCGGGGCCGGGCTGTTTATCGGTTTCGAACTGGTGAGTGACCGCGACAGTAAAACGCCCGATAAAACGCTGGCGCTGAATGTGATTGAGCACCTGCGGGAGCAGCGGGTGCTGACCTCGGTAGCCGGGCCTCACGGTAACGTGCTGAAGTTACGCCCGACGCTGGCTTTTCAGGCGCACGACATCGACTGGCTGGTCGGCGCGCTCGATAAAGCGCTGACCGCGCTGGCTTAA
- the bglX gene encoding beta-glucosidase BglX, with the protein MKCLTSLAITVGFACNPLWAQTAAVTTSVAPSTHAAAQSASASSQRDAFVNDLMKKMTLDEKIGQLRLISVGPDNPKHAVREMIKDGQVGGIFNTVTRQDIRVMQDQVMQLSRLKIPLFFAYDVVHGQRTVFPIGLGLASSWDMNAVATAARVAAYEATEDGLNMTWAPMVDITRDPRWGRVSEGFGEDTYLTSEIARVTVKGFQGDDLTARHSLMTSVKHYALYGAAEGGRDYNTVDMSPQRMFQDYMPPYKAAIDAGSYGVMASLNSINGVPATANRWLLKDVLRDQWGFKGITISDHGAIKELIKHGVAADPSDASRIAVQSGIGMSMSDEYFVRYLPDLVKRGQVSMKDIDDACRQVLNMKYDMGLFADPYRHLGAANTDPVDTNAESRLHRDDARDVARRSLVLLKNRLNILPLAKSGTIAVVGPLADSKRDVIGSWSAAGRPAQAVTVYEGIRKALGYNARVYYAKGSNVTNHPGLIKFLNEYDESVVVDPRPAQAMIDEAVEVAKKSDVVIAVVGESQGMAHEASSRAKITLPPEQKALIAALKATGKPLVLVLMNGRPLDLSYEDQQANAVLETWFSGTEGGNAIADVLFGDYNPSGKLPMTFPRSVGQIPLYYNSLPTGRPYSAEAPNKYTSHYFDEANGPLYPFGYGLSYTTFEVSPVALSSATMKRNGSVQASVTVTNTGKRAGETVVQLYLHDVVASVSRPIKELRGFQKVMLQPGERKTVSFTITPEALKFYNAQMQQVVEPGKFDVMIGLDSQRVQTGSFTLL; encoded by the coding sequence ATGAAATGCCTTACATCACTGGCGATTACGGTTGGTTTTGCCTGCAATCCGCTTTGGGCGCAAACCGCAGCCGTCACCACGTCCGTCGCCCCTTCGACCCATGCCGCCGCGCAGAGCGCCTCGGCATCATCACAGCGTGATGCGTTCGTTAATGACTTAATGAAGAAAATGACGCTGGACGAAAAAATCGGGCAGTTACGCCTGATTAGCGTCGGCCCGGATAACCCGAAACATGCCGTGCGCGAGATGATAAAAGACGGTCAGGTCGGCGGGATTTTTAACACCGTTACCCGTCAGGACATCCGCGTGATGCAAGATCAGGTCATGCAACTCAGCCGCCTGAAAATTCCGTTGTTTTTTGCTTACGACGTGGTGCATGGCCAGCGCACCGTATTTCCTATCGGGCTTGGGTTAGCCTCAAGCTGGGATATGAATGCGGTGGCAACCGCTGCGCGCGTGGCGGCCTATGAAGCCACGGAAGATGGCCTGAACATGACCTGGGCACCGATGGTGGATATCACCCGTGACCCGCGTTGGGGCAGGGTGTCGGAAGGGTTTGGTGAAGATACCTATCTGACCAGCGAAATTGCCCGCGTCACGGTGAAAGGGTTTCAGGGCGATGACCTGACCGCGCGCCACTCGCTGATGACCAGCGTCAAGCACTACGCGCTGTATGGTGCCGCCGAAGGTGGCCGTGATTACAACACCGTAGACATGAGCCCGCAGCGCATGTTTCAGGATTACATGCCGCCGTATAAGGCTGCCATTGATGCGGGCAGTTACGGCGTGATGGCGTCGCTCAACTCGATTAACGGCGTCCCGGCGACGGCAAACCGCTGGTTGCTTAAAGACGTGCTGCGCGATCAGTGGGGCTTTAAAGGCATTACCATCAGCGATCACGGCGCTATCAAAGAGCTTATCAAACACGGTGTCGCCGCTGACCCGAGCGATGCCTCGCGCATTGCCGTGCAGTCCGGTATCGGCATGAGCATGAGCGATGAGTATTTTGTGCGTTATCTGCCGGATTTGGTAAAACGCGGTCAGGTCAGCATGAAAGATATCGATGATGCCTGCCGTCAGGTGCTGAACATGAAATACGATATGGGGCTATTTGCAGACCCGTATCGTCACCTCGGCGCGGCCAATACCGACCCGGTGGACACCAACGCCGAAAGCCGCCTGCACCGTGACGACGCGCGCGATGTGGCGCGCCGCAGTCTGGTGCTGCTGAAAAACCGTTTGAATATTTTACCGTTGGCGAAATCCGGCACCATTGCGGTGGTCGGCCCGCTGGCCGACAGCAAACGCGATGTGATTGGCAGTTGGTCAGCCGCCGGGCGTCCGGCGCAGGCGGTAACGGTGTATGAGGGCATTCGCAAAGCGCTGGGCTATAACGCGCGTGTCTATTACGCCAAAGGCTCGAACGTCACCAATCATCCGGGGCTTATCAAATTCCTTAACGAATACGATGAATCCGTGGTGGTCGATCCGCGACCGGCGCAGGCGATGATCGACGAAGCGGTCGAAGTAGCGAAAAAATCTGACGTGGTGATTGCGGTCGTCGGCGAATCGCAGGGCATGGCGCATGAAGCCTCAAGCCGCGCCAAAATCACGCTGCCGCCGGAGCAAAAAGCGCTGATCGCGGCATTAAAAGCCACCGGCAAGCCGCTGGTGCTGGTGCTGATGAACGGTCGCCCGCTGGATTTAAGCTACGAAGATCAGCAGGCCAATGCGGTGCTGGAAACCTGGTTTAGCGGCACCGAGGGGGGCAATGCGATTGCCGATGTGCTGTTTGGCGATTACAACCCGTCAGGCAAACTGCCAATGACCTTCCCGCGCTCAGTCGGGCAGATCCCGTTGTATTACAATTCGTTACCGACCGGTCGCCCCTATTCGGCCGAGGCACCCAATAAATACACCTCGCACTATTTTGATGAGGCGAACGGGCCGCTGTATCCATTCGGTTACGGCCTGAGCTACACCACGTTTGAGGTCTCCCCGGTGGCGTTGTCATCGGCGACCATGAAGCGTAACGGCAGCGTGCAGGCCTCGGTAACGGTGACGAACACCGGCAAGCGAGCAGGTGAAACCGTGGTGCAGCTCTACCTGCATGACGTTGTTGCGTCGGTGAGCCGCCCGATAAAAGAGCTGCGCGGCTTCCAGAAAGTGATGTTGCAGCCGGGCGAGCGCAAGACGGTGAGCTTTACCATCACGCCGGAGGCGCTGAAGTTCTATAACGCCCAGATGCAACAGGTGGTCGAACCCGGCAAGTTTGATGTGATGATAGGGCTGGATTCCCAGCGCGTTCAGACCGGCAGCTTTACGCTGTTGTGA